TATTAGTAGTATCAGACATGTCTGAAAAAGCAAGCATaaaaagatggaaaatattgCATCTGTAATTACAGTAATCCAATTCCACATATTTCTTTAGCCTGACTTCCACACACCTTTGGCAGAGCCTCCAGGACAAGGGCGGTCTTTGCAGCCTCCCCGTAATGCTGATAGGCCTCAGCTTTGAGCCTCATCCTCTCTGCTTCAGCTTTACCCACAACCTCAATGGAGCCGGCCTCTGCTTCTCCAATACGTTTGATCTTCTCCGCTTCAGCCTGTGCCGTCAACACCTTCTTCATCCTGACAGAAAGGAGCAGAAGTCAGATTGTGTTCCTGAAGCCTCTGTTCTTACCTTTCTTATCTTATTTACATAGATGGAGACTCCcttaaggccctgatatacaTCAAGTCTAATCATAGGATGAACTGGTATGACGTCATTACAAACAAAATTAGGCCGAAACAAAGTTTCAGGAGTTCGAAACAGCCTGCCGAAGCAAACTTTCCAGGAAGCTTTCCAAGTTAGCTTCGGCTGCTAAACACATTtgaactaccattggtccgtggTGATTTCGTAATAGGTAGGTTTGGGTCTGGAAATCTTTTCCAGTTAATTTCGAGATCAGACTCGAGGTAAAACGTCAGCGTCTTATCCAGCAAAACGAtaggtcatttttaaaaaaaataaaaattatatacattttaaccacaaatgctcatcttgcactggctctgtgatgcgccacgcttTACGTAGatggaagtaccgcggtagggagaaaaactccatctcattttctcctccaactttaaaatcgtccgacattgttattttacctttttttgtaaagggcatttGACTCAGTCTTTGTATGTTGCTTCGTAAAGACTTGCTCTGTACTTCAACCGACATCACACGTGACCTTACCAATGTGATTATGTCATGcggagcagtgcaagatgagcatttgtggttaaaacgtatataattctcttttttttttcttttttttttgaaaattacagATTGTTTTGGTAGATaggacccttattcctcggcttgGATCgtgtaaagccctttgaagctgaagtgaaactgcaatttggaccttcaacccattggtaactgtccactatatggagaaaatcctagagtgttttcctcaaaaaccttaatttcttttcgactgaataaagaaagaaataaacatcttggatgtaatggaaatgagtaaattatcaggaaattttaattctgaagtgaacgaATCCTTTAAAGAgatctattgtataaagtgctatataaataaacttgtgACTTTCACATCTTTCTCACCtttaaaggctgatttatacttctgcgtcagACCTACGCCGGAGCCTCTGTGCCGTAGGCTAtgcatatgtttttatttatagttcTGCGTCGTTGTCCATGTcgacgtgcatgcagaccactagtagGCATTGTCTTGCAGTATATCAAGGGaaaagccgaagaagaagcagcttgtcatgtaTGTTGTCAAAGAAGCTTCAGCAGTGATGGCGGCAAATAGGCAACAACTTTTGTTGCAGGTAGACAGTGTGTGTCCCCTGAAACAGAGCGTTTTTTCATTCTTATGGAAGTTAAAAACACTCAAGCTTCTCGGCTTGCTCCACGCCAGTTTTTTGACCTGGGGGAGGGGTtttagcagaccaatcacagaaCTTGCATAGAATCGACGCATTGTTACATGCTAAACACAACCTACGCAGAAGTATAAgcagtctttttttcttttcctgcaACTCACTTATTCTCTCTCATTCGTTTTACTCACTTCTGCGCCTCTGCGAGCTGCTCCATCTTGTAGGCTTCAGCCTCAGCTGGTCTCCTCACGGTGGCGATCAGCTCTTTATCTGTCCTGAGGATCTCCTTTTCCTCAATGGAAATTTGCTTCTTCCTCTGAACCACCTCAATCTCAATCTCCTCCAGTCGGATCTTTTGCTGCTCCTTGGCTGCCTGAAGCTCATAGGCCAATTGTGCCTCAGCtttctaaaaatattaattataaatgggTGTTGTGTTTGGGTGTCCACAAACTTTTGGCCATATAATGTACATCACATAATTGATTGACCAGTGCCTCTGCAGTTTACATCTTAAAATTACCAGAAGAATATCTCATTTCTACCTTTGTGTTGACCTCTTGATTGAAGGCTGCCTTCTGCATCTCCAGCTCTCTCTTTGAGTCGGCCATTCTTGTATCTGCTTGGAATTTTACATCCATCATCTCCTTCTTACATTCTGCTTCCTGTACAAGAGAATAAGAGATGtgagaaaacaaaaaattgCATTCAACTCACTCTTTCACATTTCCCATTTACACAAATATTCTGTCCTGCCACTATCTAAGAATAGGACACAATTTGATGCCCCATTAAAATTTGACAATCTGTTGAATTGATATTTTATcaactgtagtaaaaactattGTCAACtatctattaatttataaatacaataaatacataaataaaaataagaatgcTGTATTTGCTGTATTCATTCATCAATAGCTAACTTCAAACCAACATCTGGTTTTAAACCAGCCAGCCCCCTACTCTTTGAAATCTTAAATTTGGCTATAATTGCAACCCATTCTGCAGTacttttgtttttctaaattTTGTCATATAATTTGGAAGTTTTTGAATGTTTACCacacataaaaaatattatttaacagaaaaataatcattatataatatttaaaataactgtttttttttatttttaatatatttaaaaatggcaaagctgaatttccatcAGTCATTACGccagacttcagtgtcacatgatccttcaaaaatcatgctgatctgatgctcaagaaacatttcttattattaacaatGTTGGAAACTGTTTTttgatgcttaatatttttgtggaaaccatgatacataaaataaaacaatattttacaaaatatataccTATATAACATCCCGAGAATCAATATTTACCCCCGACCATATAGATATCATTTCCCTTAAGAGTTTCAGGCCCTTTTTTGTACTCTGGCCATGGAAAGTGACTCTTCAGCTCACCCTGATTCCAGCATCTCTCTCTGCTTCAGCCACACCAATGTCAGCATCTCTCTGAACAGCAGCAGTCTGGGATTTCCCCAAAGAGCTCAAATAGTCAACCTTATCATAGACATCCTAATAGAAGAAAACAGAAGATTGTCACACTGACAACTGCAGTgggtttgaaaaaaaatgattgaTTGTTAAAAACTACATAGAATTTAAAAgcaaagtaaaacaaaaactctATTTATAGTAATGTAAGAGCACCTTTATAGTAAAGCTTAGGATCTCAATACCCATCCTGCCCACGTCAGGTGCCGCCACCTCCCTCACCAGCCTCGCAAACTGATCCCTGTCCTGGTAGATCTGCTCCACCGTCAGAGTCCCTGTGAACACAAGCAAATAAGGTCAGTGAGAATTTTAAAGATGCGATGCATCCTTGTTTCCTTACTGCCCCATCCTCCAGGAAAGTGATCAAAGGCTGCAATTATGAAGGATGCATCAACTGTCTAAATGCACTGCGAGGAGTGCAGAGTGTCCAGCGTCACTCACCCAGAATAGAGCGCAGGTGACCTTCCAGTGTCTGCAGAATGACACTTTTTATCTCTGCTACTGTCTTGCCCAGGAACTGTTCACAGGCATAACCCAGCAGCTCTTTGTCAGTCATGACCTTCACCTGATAGCGGAACACATACAGTTATGGTCCAACACTTACATACACGGGACCACAGCATACCACTGACACCCAGAGCTTGATACAATGTATGTGTCAGGACAATAAGACATAGAACAGTCAGCTGATCTgctactagggctgcacgatatattgcatgagattgtcacgcgccacgcaatatcgcgttcattatcgaaggcgaatcatctgcgatatgaacgcgatattgcgtggcttgtcagtgatctacggctcggtctattaaatgccgctccatttgaaagcaggtgatggcgatttagcggtaatcagggaaccggctttactgacgaaatgcgcgtgacaatctcatgcgatatatcgtgcagccctatctGCTACTATATTATTGTTTTAGAGACAGACTATTCTAGAATATTTTAGCATACAAATTGTCATATTATATTTGATCAACAGTTTGACATTTCTAAAAAGGCTGTTTTCCAGGTATGAGGGACAGACATTAAGAAGTAAGCACAACCAAATCTGCTGGATGTTGTAAAGTAGTGTATAAGTGAGGTTGTGGTTAGTCGTGGGACATGCTTCAATCAGTATTCATGCCACTCTGAATTCACATGTAAATCAGTA
This DNA window, taken from Megalobrama amblycephala isolate DHTTF-2021 linkage group LG4, ASM1881202v1, whole genome shotgun sequence, encodes the following:
- the flot2a gene encoding flotillin-2a, encoding MGNCHTVGPNEALVVSGGCCGSDDKTYTVGGWAWAWWLITDIQKITLEIMTLQPKCEDVETAEGVAITVTGVAQVKVMTDKELLGYACEQFLGKTVAEIKSVILQTLEGHLRSILGTLTVEQIYQDRDQFARLVREVAAPDVGRMGIEILSFTIKDVYDKVDYLSSLGKSQTAAVQRDADIGVAEAERDAGIREAECKKEMMDVKFQADTRMADSKRELEMQKAAFNQEVNTKKAEAQLAYELQAAKEQQKIRLEEIEIEVVQRKKQISIEEKEILRTDKELIATVRRPAEAEAYKMEQLAEAQKMKKVLTAQAEAEKIKRIGEAEAGSIEVVGKAEAERMRLKAEAYQHYGEAAKTALVLEALPKIAGKVAAPLSRTGEIVILSGDGGRVTGEVNRLLAELPVSVNALTGVDLSKIPLLQKMVNPQA